A part of Cataglyphis hispanica isolate Lineage 1 chromosome 7, ULB_Chis1_1.0, whole genome shotgun sequence genomic DNA contains:
- the LOC126850730 gene encoding LOW QUALITY PROTEIN: lysosomal-trafficking regulator (The sequence of the model RefSeq protein was modified relative to this genomic sequence to represent the inferred CDS: inserted 2 bases in 1 codon), translated as MLYDQITSSKDVLRKQYEDTLCAWLSFDEVAIYEEDAQLKTEDLEEEDEKERDERRGPGMSTVSINKLQILWDYFIHAEPQSYEKSSWLDIFLAEFLAQIKEGKDVKDVLSFCSAGGGGVSTLVACELLSDVHDLCGKKNNGSELVSLRKYLVQDRGWRYLAVLHLLGVRGLSCGRELVTLLVALYPVAFQEGVADSKANLSTISQSDGESIVVGSSTRNQYVKFHCNDNVVDMVDIVLHAKRKTIKGFSHESDAPSGGKSARRRSVTNAAKSRKSINHNQMKSLSILKSRHNIPENATSSESELLTDGIDPARSLTLKIRLNPMDFEYFTSVVRSDEEQKWQAELYELPPRPVRKTPRDYIDERIQDVLNAEISNFEISLLIIQLLQGLRDYDTPAEQTPAVQVLKFALDTLWSLQFGIDGNNLSGIDCVTLKAAAARLMLTALERALRADEPTTAVIHNGLLPMTLRLLEDACSKPINILEPEEGSLLQEFIFATIYGIVTFLYCLLHQRGGNIDKLSDFLELFRLFVESQDGKLVERTIFAIVDLPSVDATKSIVRAKKIIDMIGALTSGLKRVRRDLSHVMQCHRTKHRSCIDNIQSYHHSDVLGVPYSQSIVGVADKQMCCISSLFATLISLLKKSHLFASELQVRLIKITTAAELGAYPVTDACNTCVRPANYSWDFLEMYVDLLCPSDPKLCYVIMAHLLQVTSGSRFHVREQLLLRVFYPAFLRAKECYIIDNSDVTAKFLLQSCMSVMSCLIVNAHMCERFMEINGLREILPLMANVAFTRSVYGLLEVTVAMEIWKMRDEKFDNLESIEMPVATRALFESLDRETNELLSCLRCFEKLRIEEKADQRDKNRDTSNMGFDNEKIDLSPAKNLKTDEAIKNLDTTILPQLPESDTHCKQLENKTDTIDTVIISNSFKKFYTFIDQVIEMCDDTDISFEKFSLYQASIAWRAAAGVALCSPKFRTELSAHPVSRKLLHLFRLLTIGLATDSIEDTGKSAHKLFEALITCCMISPLYDCDIVMELRKILTSTGIKLGRGIAVIVDTILKVSMLKPTQENSIPQQPRPRLPTLSLENPPEYSAEDSSTCEYVTADDGYEADVEVPEKSPNKSISKKSSPLGLVVEPRGHANAHPALCSLAIDLLIHFSEQGLDLERGSIIIGGLRRIAGTCRESASSCAALAASGTIMKILNGFKNVFINNDPRYRDLQHAALEVFTLLTTQSISSTELVEYLSFFKAERPPLLPLLEPLYHLVLVARPQPNFILSFPVHSDIKASSKTEQHKNLEKAENLVKNFRNKHLAAGICSPWSVHATCLPVGPELTWPVWLHGCSASMWLRVERGMSISSRATVYNTSPLLDSDNESLSDWGLLSDNWNREVVADSVSPPTPTSIIHLMSIGFESLVLELWLDLKSDKLILRLTRPDDKMNRTISETSINDMLPSGHWHHLTLNFKDTVLNKHSAVVEVTLWVDGWKEVNAHLPFDGLLMRKPGTTCILLGQIGSSSIGAWYFGNLMIFRCPVFTKERALYLTGLGPNYTNLADCILNTVKPDFAPLIASGALNGVCEVKYEGGNFDSSRRKSYGGTYLRHAVEKVMSESKIDWDAVMDATNSHLGELQDNLLLSYEAQNPYIVHLYPQAITNPAVIVKNIFPGQPSFRIISAPEHRVSQQPPLSIPPIISTRLENQQYRGLIPAAILVGGVPVFLYLFARVVELNSTEEEQALALSIVLHLVRSDSELLNQYRSNGGTLLVLRVLESSRCHTGRHILKAMLDAACDSSIIIRDVDSANHPISQNCEAVITDPELIKAALTAWRAWAKYDTLNLLLQTLLLLLRDQHSQREFNASQLNRVGIVDTILTLCKEHFMYEINEEVNTALDSNAGIAIVELIRALMGAPPEFAHLVAITDYLVLVHQASETYVTHSRQNIYFMLPQLRETKTNLKRSDNVSISSNDSINLMENSKLDKALRNEQIQNIRSPKKKDRKSALLTDNISGGEDSGIAASDGSIPQSNERPSTYADEKRACQGLVCEGLLLLLRDAVRVLPDCQVGSVLKHVLRAELLLVLANDPDNRVRTALIKVIQTYLQRASDEEVNKFIKQKYFMHLANQIALYPASDSLVIALENLAVRSPTLAAMPMLMAIIAKTSNSDSSIIRPLILFITDVIAKNTNALKILLEQGLIESLVQGLVGATQKKNNSMSLHRDIHVLFVTIATKLLELPGSHQIQAVLDLHVILDYMEISEKLRRCTSSIRTIVRDAQVALFDGELDALVTKLSNPSGFRLRSTASYLASASYFTSVLTTSSEQSDHGSHSSSYSSFHASSPPVLREPGKGELNDRFRIIVTRAVEFITAIDMSPSVNELQLTKRLFSVLLHGLCNPLEKKNHWSSTWSIKPALRKYTARIMIWLLEPHQSINTRMYAIRSLMEEPRAREILSCILEVHPQIEQKFTVFFWDLLQKRDEIPSADARVCAELREALRVWNLAKGIEQANPEVWNDELALLRRDLLLDRDICIDNYPAVLRIGKRFDALAKQLIESAMNITRLVVEEQNRERKVLMEQLKHMRALEAQAVARWRDIAKRLTHEWAPWHFSDSYPKSWELDPTEGPARVRIRLQRCHLNIDKKFFLPEHQDNLKSSNIEMPLSYLFTSTREDANTAALIERLHXTEKIRKMSQAKVVTPRAELAGEVLIGETCVYFVPDNPDMPLHTDIALGGFDLAVTGGTAWRLEDIRELHRRRYQLQERAIEIFLITGRTYLLAFNSSKERDEFTTELSACNLPRRIPGDDLGEALTLWKNGALTNWEYIICLNKLAGRSYNDLMQYPVFPFVLADYISDKIDLNNPKIYRNFKRPMAVQDKKNEQHYINNYNYLKQTLTEGLNLIALNQGPFHYGSHYSNSGTVLHFLVRLPPFTSMFLCYQDNNFDIPDRTFHALATTWRLTSCDSTTDVKELIPEFFYLPEFLLNFEGFNFGVRQNGNKVGDVELPKWCGDDARLFILAHRAALESDIVREVLPYWIDLVFGFRQTGKPAIEAINVFHPATYYGFDVEQIADPLERQAWETMVRTYGQTPAQLFRAPHPLIQNLSNVTLSNQTLQVIEGVSGIKWGNYVGAPGNKPVLCWNLKHKTPLASLIPLATGDVFGLPNYTTLLLAYTKEKGGSMVSGMSVLGAALASWSGTDGIARLKCKKEQPPRPLIKSSGLDPIMTLGSTPDCGQLWIGHLSGRIIVHTYTIGATGKIEFSLAPATILLAHRSRVTTISLSRAFSIACSGDANGVIAIWDLNSLTYVRSIVCDQGYTIHLLCISETLGDVAVTFEIPRSEVNVTADRSELSVYTINARAVGSISSKRRVTALCYSSAPEGVSVNVIATGLDNGIIRLWSSWDLQLVREISTNVKNCCAIVAVVWSLDQHHLYAVTEDSTVLIWEGSKRLSNGTPKFVNLTSF; from the exons TTCGGCTGGTGGCGGCGGCGTATCGACTCTCGTGGCTTGCGAATTACTATCGGACGTGCATGACCTATGCGGGAAGAAGAACAATGGCAGTGAGTTGGTTAGTCTACGAAAGTATTTGGTCCAGGATCGTGGTTGGCGTTATCTGGCGGTGCTACATCTATTGGGTGTACGCGGTTTGTCTTGCGGTCGCGAATTGGTCACGTTGTTGGTCGCTCTCTATCCAGTTGCGTTCCAAGAGGGAGTTGCCGATTCGAAAGCTAACTTATCCACCATATCGCAGTCCGATGGCGAATCTATCGTTGTTGGATCATCAACACGCAATCAATACGTGAAGTTTCACTGTAACGACAATGTCGTCGATATGGTAGACATCGTTCTGCACGCGAAACGCAAGACCATTAAGGGCTTCTCTCACGAGAGCGATGCACCTTCGGGTGGGAAATCAGCTCGCAGACGATCCGTCACTAACGCTGCAAAATCCCGTAAATCCATTAATCACAACCAGATGAAATCgttatcgattttaaaatcTCGACATAATATACCCGAGAACGCGACGAGCAGCGAGTCTGAGCTATTAACGGATGGCATCGATCCAGCGCGTTCCCTCACTCTGAAGATCCGTCTGAATCCGATGGATTTCGAATATTTCACGTCGGTCGTTAGAAGCGATGAAGAGCAGAAATGGCAGGCCGAGTTGTATGAGCTGCCACCTCGTCCTGTGAGAAAAACACCGCGTGATTATATCGACGAAAGAATCCAGGACGTATTGAATGCCGAGATCAGTAACTTTGAAATTAGTTTGCTCATCATACAGCTGCTACAGGGTTTGCGCGACTACGATACGCCCGCCGAGCAAACACCAGCAGTACAGGTTCTGAAATTTGCTCTAGACACGCTGTGGTCGCTACAATTTGGCATAGATGGTAACAATTTGAGTGGTATAGATTGCGTTACTCTAAAAGCGGCAGCCGCCAGATTGATGTTAACAGCTCTGGAACGCGCTTTGAGAGCCGATGAACCTACCACAGCGGTGATTCACAATGGCCTATTGCCAATGACTCTGAGATTGTTGGAAGATGCCTGCAGCAAACCGATAAACATATTGGAGCCGGAGGAAGGTTCATTATTGCAGGAATTCATTTTTGCCACCATCTACGGGATCGTTACTTTTCTTTATTGTCTATTACATCAACGCGGCGGCAACATCGACAAGCTATCAGATTTTCTTGAACTGTTTCGACTTTTTGTTGAGAGTCAAGATGGTAAGCTCGTCGAGAGAACAATATTCGCAATCGTCGATCTACCCAGCGTTGATGCGACGAAATCGATAGTACGCGCCAAGAAGATAATCGATATGATAGGCGCGCTGACCAGCGGATTGAAGCGTGTTCGCCGCGATCTCTCTCACGTCATGCAATGCCACAGGACTAAACATAGATCCTGCATCGACAACATTCAAAGTTATCATCATTCAGACGTACTCGGAGTACCGTACTCCCAATCGATTGTTGGTGTAGCTGATAAACAAATGTGCTGTATTTCCTCACTATTCGCGACGCTCATAAGTTTATTGAAAAAGTCTCATCTGTTTGCGAGCGAACTACAAGTGAGATTGATCAAGATCACTACCGCCGCGG aatTGGGCGCTTATCCAGTGACAGACGCGTGCAATACCTGTGTCAGGCCGGCGAATTATTCGTGGGATTTTCTGGAAATGTACGTCGATTTACTGTGTCCTAGCGATCCGAAACTTTGTTACGTCATCATGGCGCATCTGCTGCAAGTTACATCCGGTTCTCGATTTCACGTAAGGGAACAACTTCTGCTCAGAGTTTTCTATCCGGCTTTTTTGCGAGCTAAAGAATGTTACATAATCGATAACAGCGATGTAACGGCAAAGTTTCTCTTGCAGTCTTGTATGTCCGTTATGTCATGTTTAATCGTAAACGCGCACATGTGTGAGAGATTTATGGAGATAAACGGATTGCGTGAGATATTACCCTTGATGGCAAATGTGGCATTCACTAGAAGCGTTTATGGTCTTTTGGAAGTCACCGTAGCTATGGAGATTTGGAAGATGCGTGATgagaaatttgataatttagaaAGCATCGAGATGCCGGTCGCGACTAGAGCTCTTTTTGAATCTCTTGATAGAGAGACGAACGAATTATTGAGTTGCTTACGATGTTTCGAGAAATTAAGGATAGAAGAAAAGGCGGATCagcgagataaaaatagagatacaTCCAACATGGGTTTTGACAatgagaaaattgatttatctcctgcaaaaaatttaaaaactgatgaggcaattaaaaatcttgataCAACAATTTTACCGCAACTGCCTGAAAGCGATACTCATTGCAAACAATTAGAGAACAAGACTGATACGATAGATACCGTAATAATCTCGAATTCgttcaaaaagttttatacttttatagaCCAAGTTATTGAAATGTGCGACGATACGGATATATCGTTTGAGAAATTTAGCTTATATCAAGCTAGCATAGCGTGGAGAGCTGCTGCGGGTGTAGCGTTGTGCAGTCCGAAATTTCGCACCGAATTGTCCGCGCATCCTGTATCTAGAAAATTGCTACATTTATTTAGGCTGTTAACTATAGGCCTCGCCACAGACAGTATTGAAG ATACTGGCAAATCGGCACATAAACTCTTCGAGGCCCTGATTACGTGTTGTATGATATCTCCGTTGT ATGATTGTGACATAGTCatggaattaagaaaaatattgacgaGTACCGGGATAAAGCTCGGTCGTGGAATAGCTGTGATAGTGGATACgatattaaaagtttctatGTTGAAGCCAACACAGGAAAATAGCATACCTCAACAACCGCGTCCTAGG ttacCAACTTTGTCGTTAGAGAATCCACCGGAGTACAGCGCTGAAGATAGTAGCACATGTGAATACGTAACCGCTGATGATGGATATGAGGCGGATGTCGAAGTACCTGAAAAGAGTCCCAACAAGAGTATCTCTAAGAAGAGTAGTCCTCTTGGGCTTGTAGTAGAACCGAGAGGTCATGCTAATGCACATCCTGCTCTATGTTCCTTGGCGATAGATCTTTTAATTCACTTCAGCGAACA aggTTTAGATTTAGAAAGAGGCTCGATAATAATTGGTGGATTGCGAAGAATCGCTGGTACATGTCGAGAAAGTGCTTCAAGTTGCGCTGCTCTCGCAGCTTCAGGAACTATTATGAAGATATTGAATggctttaaaaatgtattcattaataatgatcCACGATATCGAG atttgcaACACGCCGCGTTGGAAGTTTTTACATTGTTGACGACACAATCAATCTCATCGACCGAATTAGTCGAATATCTGTCTTTCTTCAAAGCGGAAAGACCGCCGTTGTTACCATTGCTGGAACCATTGTATCACTTAGTACTGGTGGCACGACCTCAACCTAATTTTATCTTGTCGTTTCCCGTGCATTCTGATATAAAAGCATCATCGAAGACGGAGCAACATAAAAATCTGGAGAAGGCTGAGAATCTCgtgaaaaatttcagaaataaacaTCTCGCGGCGGGAATTTGCAGTCCGTGGTCTGTACATGCGACGTGTCTACCCGTCGGTCCGGAACTTACCTGGCCAGTATGGTTGCACGGTTGCTCCGCTTCTATGTGGCTAAGGGTAGAAAGAGGAATGTCAATCAGTAGTCGTGCGACAGTTTATAACACTTCACCATTGCTCGACTCGGACAACGAGAGTCTATCCGATTGGGGACTTCTTTCTGACAATTGGAATCGGGAAG TCGTAGCAGATTCTGTGTCGCCCCCCACACCAACATCAATAATACATTTGATGTCGATTGGTTTCGAATCGTTGGTTCTAGAATTGTGGCTTGATCTAAAATCag ataaattaattttacgacTTACTCGTCCGGACGATAAGATGAATCGAACGATCTCTGAAACTTCAATAAATGATATGCTTCCTTCGGGACATTGGCATCACTTAACGTTAAACTTTAAAGATACTGTCTTGAATAAGCATAGTGCTGTAGTTGAAGTTACGCTCTGGGTAGACGGTTGGAAAGAGGTCAATGCTCATCTACCGTTTGACGGTTTATTGATGAGAAAACCGGGTACTACGTGCATTTTATTAGGTCAAATCGGGTCGAGCAGTATTGGCGCATGGTACTTcggaaatttaatgattttcag ATGTCCAGTATTCACGAAAGAACGTGCGTTGTATCTAACAGGTCTTGGACCAAATTACACCAACTTGGCGGATTGTATTTTAAACACTGTGAAACCTGATTTTGCGCCTCTTATTGCATCTGGCGCACTGAATGGTGTTTGCGAAGTGAAATATg AAGGAGGAAACTTCGATTCAAGCCGACGAAAATCTTACGGTGGTACTTATTTGAGACATGCTGTTGAGAAAGTGATGTCAGAATCGAAAATTGACTGGGACGCTGTTATGGATGCAACAAATTCGCATCTTGGCGAGTTGCAAGATAATTTGCTTCTCAGTTACGAGGCTCAAAATCCTTACATCGTACATCTGTATCCTCAAGCTATCACTAATCCTGCTG ttattgtgaaaaatatctttccggGCCAACCAAGTTTTAGAATCATCTCAGCCCCAGAACATAGAGTATCACAGCAACCGCCTTTATCGATACCTCCGATTATATCTACTCGTTTAGAAAACCAACAATATCGAGGGCTTATACCTGCAGCGATTTTAGTAGGTGGTGTAccagtatttttatatctttttgcgAGG GTGGTTGAATTAAACTCTACTGAAGAGGAACAAGCTCTAGCTCTCTCCATAGTCCTGCATCTTGTTCGTAGTGATTCAGAACTCTTAAACCAATACCGATCGAATGGCGGGACATTACTGGTTCTTCGCGTTCTAGAGTCATCTCGGTGCCACACAGGTAGACACATTCTGAAGGCGATGCTGGATGCGGCGTGTGACAGCTCGATCATCATCAGAGACGTTGACAGTGCTAATCATccaatttctcaaaattgcgAGGCTGTTATCACGGATCCAGAATTGATCAAGGCCGCGCTTACTGCATGGAGAGCATGGGCGAAATATGATACTTTAAATTTACTGCTGCAAACGCTGTTACTTTTACTCCGAGATCAACATTCGCAGCGTGAATTTAATGCATCTCAATTAAACAGAGTTGGAATTGTGGATACAATCCTTACCTTGTGTAag GAGCATTTTATGTACGAAATAAATGAAGAGGTAAATACCGCATTGGATTCGAATGCTGGAATCGCTATTGTGGAACTGATACGCGCCTTGATGGGCGCACCGCCGGAGTTTGCTCATTTGGTCGCCATCACTGATTATTTAGTTCTTGTTCATCAAGCTTCGGAGACTTATGTTACTCACTCGCgtcaaaatatctattttatgttGCCGCAACTCAGGGAGACGAAAACAAATCTGAAAAGAAGTGACAACGTTTCTATTTCTTCCAATGATTCGATAAACTTGATGGAAAATAGTAAATTGGACAAGGCATTAAGAAATGAACAG ATTCAAAATATTCGAAGTCCCAAAAAGAAAGATCGTAAAAGTGCATTATTGACGGATAATATTAGCGGTGGAGAAGACTCTGGAATTGCCGCTAGCGATGGATCTATTCCACAGAGCAAT GAAAGACCATCAACATATGCAGACGAGAAAAGAGCTTGTCAAGGCTTAGTCTGCGAAGGGTTGTTGTTACTGTTAAGAGATGCTGTAAGAGTATTACCAGACTGCCAAGTTGGATCAGTGCTAAAGCATGTTTTAAGAGCTGAACTGTTATTAGTTTTAGCCAATGATCCTGATAACCGTGTACGTACAGCATTGATCAag GTGATACAAACCTATCTACAACGTGCTAGCGATGAGGAAgttaataagtttataaagcaaaaatatttcatgcatCTAGCAAATCAGATAGCTTTATATCCCGCAAGTGATTCGTTGGTCATCGCTTTAGAGAACTTAGCTGTACGAAGTCCGACTTTAGCAGCAATGCCAATGTTAATGGCTATAATTGCAAAGACTTCAAACTCTGATTCAAGTATAATCAGAccattaatattgtttataactGATGTAATAGCAAAG AATACGAATGCACTGAAAATACTTTTAGAGCAAGGCTTAATTGAATCATTGGTACAAGGTTTAGTCGGGgctacgcaaaaaaaaaataactcgaTGTCCCTTCATCGAGACATTCATGTGCTGTTTGTGACAATTGCGACTAAACTTCTAGAATTACCTGGTAGTCATCAGATACAAGCGGTATTAGATCTACATgtaatacttgattatatggAAATATCGGAAAAGTTACGACGCTGCACGAGTTCGATTCGCACGATCGTGAGAGATGCCCAAGTCGCGTTGTTTGATGGAGAATTGGACGCGCTCGTGACAAAATTATCGAATCCCTCAGGATTCCGTCTACGTAGCACGGCTTCTTACTTGGCTTCGGCATCTTACTTCACTTCAG tTCTTACGACGTCTAGCGAGCAAAGTGATCATGGATCCCATTCCTCTAGCTATAGTAGCTTCCATGCGAGCTCGCCCCCGGTGCTGCGTGAACCCGGTAAAGGAGAATTGAACGATCGTTTTCGTATCATCGTAACACGCGCGGTTGAATTTATAACGGCGATCGATATGTCACCGTCCGTCAACGAATTGCAGCTAACGAAGAGATTATTTTCCGTCCTTTTGCACGGTTTGTGCAATCCactggagaaaaaaaatcattggaGCAGTACGTGGTCCATTAAACCAGCGTTGAGAAAATATACGGCTAGAATTATGATATGGCTGTTGGAGCCACATCAAAGTATCAATACGAGAATGTACGCCATTAGGTCTTTAATGGAAGAACCAAGAGCTCGCGAAATCCTATCATGCATTTTGGAGGTTCATCCACAG ATAGAACAAAAGTTTACCGTGTTTTTTTGggatttattgcaaaaacgGGACGAAATACCCAGTGCCGATGCTAGAGTATGCGCCGAACTGAGAGAAGCTCTACGTGTGTGGAATCTCGCGAAAGGGATAGAGCAAGCCAATCCAGAAGTGTGGAACGACGAATTAGCTCTGTTACGTCGAGATTTGCTTCTAGATCGAGATATTTGTATTGATAATTACCCTGCAGTTTTAAG aaTTGGCAAAAGATTCGATGCATTGGCGAAGCAATTAATCGAAAGTGCCATGAATATAACGCGTTTGGTTGTGGAAGAACAAAACCGTGAGCGTAAGGTGTTAATGGAACAGTTGAAACACATGCGAGCATTAGAGGCTCAGGCAGTGGCCAGGTGGAGAGATATAGCCAAGCGATTAACACATGAATGGGCGCCATGGCATTTTTCCGACAGCTATCCGAAAAGTTGGGAATTGGATCCGACTGAAGGCCCCGCGAGAGTTAGAATTAGGCTTCAGAGATGTCATttgaatattgataaaaaattcttcttaCCTGAACATCAAGACAATTTAA aatCTTCCAATATCGAAATGCCGTTGTCGTATTTATTTACGAGTACTCGTGAAGATGCCAACACTGCAGCTTTAATCGAACGATTACA GACTGAGAAAATACGTAAGATGTCTCAAGCGAAAGTTGTAACACCTAGGGCCGAATTAGCGGGAGAAGTTCTCATTGGTGAGACATGCGTGTATTTCGTTCCGGACAATCCCGATATGCCGTTACATACGGAC ATAGCATTGGGCGGTTTCGATTTGGCTGTAACCGGTGGTACTGCTTGGCGTCTCGAAGATATTCGCGAATTGCATAGAAGAAGATATCAATTACAAGAGAGAGCTATCGAGATCTTTCTCATTACTGGCAGAACGTATTTATTAGCGTTCAATTCATCCAAGGAAAGGGACGAATTTACGACCGAGTTATCAGCTTGCAATTTACCCAGGCGAATCCCTGGTGATGATTTGGGAGAGGCTCTGACCTTATGGAAAAATGGCGCGCTCACTAATTGGGAATATATCATTTGCTTGAACAAACTGGCGGGTCGTTCGTATAACGACTTGATGCAATATCCCGTATTCCCTTTTGTTTTGGCGGATTACATCAGCGACAAGATCGACTTGAACAATCCGAAAATTTATCG aaattttaaacGACCGATGGCTGtgcaagataaaaagaatgaacaacattacataaataattataat TACTTGAAGCAAACTTTAACAGAAGGATTAAATCTGATTGCCTTAAATCAAGGACCATTCCATTATGGATCTCATTATAGTAATTCTGGAACAGTGTTACACTTTTTGGTGCGGCTTCCACCGTTCACTAGCATGTTCCTATGTTATCAAg ataataattttgatattcctGATCGAACATTCCATGCCTTAGCTACCACATGGAGATTAACTAGTTGCGATTCCACAACGGATGTGAAGGAACTGATACcagaatttttctatttacctgaatttttattaaattttgaag GATTCAATTTTGGCGTGCGACAAAATGGTAACAAAGTTGGAGACGTTGAATTGCCAAAATGGTGTGGCGATGACGCACGTCTATTCATATTGGCGCATAGAGCCGCGTTGGAATCAGACATCGTGAGAGAAGTATTACCATATTGGATCGATCTCGTTTTTGGATTCAGACAGACGGGAAAACCGGCGATAGAAGCTATAAATGTCTTTCATCCTGCT ACTTATTACGGATTCGATGTAGAACAAATAGCCGATCCCTTAGAACGTCAAGCTTGGGAAACGATGGTACGAACTTATGGTCAAACGCCTGCACAATTATTTAGAGCTCCTCATCCATTGATTCAGAATCTTAGCAATGTAACGCTCTCTAATCAAACATTGCAAGTTATTGAAGGAGTCAGcg GTATAAAATGGGGAAATTATGTAGGTGCGCCTGGCAATAAGCCTGTATTATGTTGGAACTTGAAACACAAAACTCCATTAGCTTCTCTAATTCCTCTGGCAACCGGTGATGTTTTCGGTTTACCTAATTACACGACGCTTCTTCTGGCTTATACTAAAGAGAAAg GTGGTAGTATGGTAAGTGGTATGTCTGTCTTAGGTGCTGCGTTAGCATCATGGAGTGGAACAGATGGAATTGCtagattaaaatgtaaaaaggaACAACCACCAAGgcctttaattaaatcttcagGCCTCGATCCT ATCATGACATTGGGATCTACTCCAGATTGTGGACAACTCTGGATCGGACATTTATCAGGCAGAATTATAGTGCATACGTACACTATTGGGGCTACAGGCAAAATCGAATTCAGTTTAGCACCTGCAACAATACTTTTAGCTCATAGAAGTCGGGTGACAACAATATCTTTGTCACGTGCGTTTAGCATTGCTTGCTCCGGCGATGCTAATGGGGTCATTGCTATTTGGGATTTAAACAG TTTAACATATGTGAGGTCAATAGTCTGCGATCAAGGTTATACTATACATCTTCTATGTATCAGTGAAACACTTGGTGATGTAGCAGTTACTTTCGAGATTCCTAGATCAGAAGTCAACGTGACCGCCGATCGATCCGAGTTGAGTGTTTATACTATAAATGCAAGAGCTGTCGGCTCCATTTCATCCAAACGACGTGTAACAGCGCTTTGTTACAGCAGCGCACCAGAAGGAGTTTCTGTAAATGTTATTGCAACTGGTTTAGACAATGGAATAATAAG ATTATGGAGCAGTTGGGATCTGCAGTTAGTTAGAGAAATTTCGACtaatgtgaaaaattgttGTGCAATAGTTGCTGTAGTATGGTCCCTGGATCAACACCATTTATACGCGGTCACGGAAGACTCTACTGTATTAATTTGGGAGGGATCCAAGCGTCTCAGTAACGGTACTCCAAAATTCGTCAACTTAACATCATTCTAA
- the LOC126850748 gene encoding ankyrin repeat domain-containing protein 49-like, translated as MSSEEEDDELQDLEAIRDKILSTPRSERMQVSAWEDDDDGVEPERNARGDAKAMLTAAEEGNLEKIKKLVSKNRLLLECTDKDGYTPLHRACYGNNIEVVEYLLEAGAKIDAKTQDEWQPLHSACCWNNVECAEALIGYGAEINAKSKGDQTPLHLVSATSHNSPALQLLLLHMDTNPYIVNSSGDTADQIARRTTKYYPMFEIIEPCLNEI; from the exons ATGTCATCAGAAGAGGAAGATGATGAATTACAAGATTTAGAGGCAATACGAGATAAAATACTTAGTACACCACGTAGTGAACGTATGCAAGTAAGCGCTTGGGAAGACGACGATGATGGTGTGGAACCAGAGCGTAATGCAAGAG gtgATGCGAAAGCTATGTTGACTGCTGCTGAAGAGGGAaatctagaaaaaattaagaaactaGTAAGCAAGAATCGCCTCTTGCTGGAATGTACTGATAAGGATGGCTATACTCCACTTCATAGAGCATGTTATGGCAATAATATAGAAGTAGTAGAG TATCTACTAGAAGCAGGAGCAAAAATAGATGCTAAAACTCAGGATGAATGGCAGCCTTTGCATTCTGCATGCTGTTGGAACAATGTGGAGTGCGCTGAAGCATTGATCGGATATGGAGCAGAAATAAATGCTAAAAGTAAAGGAGATCAAACACCTTTACATCTGGTTTCCGCTACTTCTCACAATTCCCCTGCTCTTCAGCTTCTTTTGTTACACATGGATACAAATCCTTACATAGTAAACTCAAGTGGAGATACAGCAGACCAGATTGCAAGAAGGACAACAAAATACTATCctatgtttgaaataattgaacCTTGCTTGAATGAAATTTGA